A part of Myxococcus landrumus genomic DNA contains:
- a CDS encoding porin, with the protein MRVAAIFAAVSSGLLMPAVGRADDEDSKDKDNDQEKGEDKPTLVGGFDEKNGFHIQSEDGNYLLAIGLQAGYKLEPVFLDGKAESRTAFSFLRPILRGNIYRPWIRFWTSLELADPPLYLLDSLVEIQPIDAFGVRAGQQYTPLSRHESWGPQQILFPEFAAIANYYWTGRDKGVTLFGTTDHLEYYVGIYSGSPLRTVTSEAGRYQLNARATISPMGKPGYGELPYIMSGDKEPPPLNVSFTLQGAGGEVNQVKENFNPEAGIFQILREGKRRFATGGVDLFVQARRFNLYGEAYLSRIDPPGTGANYTSFGAWLQADYCFYKKILDAGVRLSYLNPSTDLPDDLLYIVEAQLGWFVNAPHLAFKLRYQLAHQQEAAGAEAASVPIATKAGTTQLITLQLNLAF; encoded by the coding sequence ATGCGGGTCGCGGCGATCTTCGCCGCTGTGAGCAGCGGGCTTCTCATGCCGGCCGTGGGCCGCGCGGACGACGAGGACTCCAAGGACAAGGACAACGACCAGGAGAAGGGCGAAGACAAGCCCACGCTCGTGGGTGGCTTCGACGAGAAGAACGGGTTCCACATCCAGTCGGAGGATGGGAACTACCTGCTCGCCATCGGACTCCAGGCTGGCTACAAGCTCGAGCCCGTCTTCCTCGACGGCAAGGCCGAGTCCCGCACCGCCTTCTCGTTCCTGCGTCCCATCCTCCGCGGCAACATCTACCGGCCGTGGATCCGCTTCTGGACCTCGCTGGAGCTGGCGGACCCGCCGCTGTACCTGCTCGACTCGCTGGTGGAGATTCAGCCCATCGACGCGTTCGGCGTGCGCGCGGGCCAGCAATACACGCCGCTCAGCCGACATGAATCCTGGGGACCGCAGCAGATTCTCTTCCCCGAGTTCGCCGCCATCGCGAACTACTATTGGACGGGCCGCGACAAGGGCGTGACGCTCTTCGGGACGACGGACCATCTGGAGTACTACGTCGGCATCTACAGCGGCTCGCCGCTGCGGACCGTCACCTCCGAGGCCGGCAGGTACCAGCTCAACGCCCGGGCCACCATCTCCCCCATGGGCAAGCCGGGCTATGGCGAGCTGCCCTACATCATGTCCGGGGACAAGGAGCCGCCACCGCTCAACGTGTCCTTCACGCTCCAGGGCGCGGGCGGCGAGGTCAACCAGGTGAAGGAGAACTTCAATCCGGAGGCCGGCATCTTCCAGATTCTCCGCGAAGGAAAGCGACGCTTCGCCACCGGGGGCGTGGACCTCTTCGTCCAGGCGCGCAGGTTCAACCTCTACGGCGAGGCGTACCTCAGCCGCATCGACCCGCCGGGCACCGGCGCCAACTACACGAGCTTCGGCGCGTGGCTCCAGGCCGACTACTGCTTCTACAAGAAGATCCTCGATGCGGGCGTGCGGCTGAGCTACCTCAACCCCAGCACCGACCTGCCGGACGACCTGCTCTACATCGTGGAAGCGCAGCTCGGCTGGTTCGTCAACGCGCCCCACCTCGCCTTCAAGCTGCGCTATCAGCTCGCCCATCAGCAGGAGGCCGCCGGCGCGGAGGCCGCGTCCGTCCCCATCGCCACCAAGGCTGGCACCACGCAGCTCATCACGCTGCAGCTCAACCTGGCCTTCTAG
- a CDS encoding aminotransferase class I/II-fold pyridoxal phosphate-dependent enzyme produces MSEPMTSLEAGVQAHLLSAVFNPEQVRLDVWNRLREELTRLEARQSEGQVSPAHVEQVLSLFAEVHPIERLFVFPGEVRLQRLADMARRHDVAELADEVRRLVALLSLHHDRAALLDDGAASRSGAVEPEGPHYFTTLVVDDMASEDFARVRRGILDAQRGEKQFVHEMLQVRSVEDALVAVLVNNDIQACVVRQDLPLRSRAPVKQLRAVLEPIVAEAERTGEEASVVVARWIRRLRPQLNVYLITDESLVGREMHTERLFDRVFYRYESPLELNVTVVDGVRGRFRTPFFDALKQYASRPIGNFHALPIARGHSVFNSRWLRDMGEFYGPNLFMAESSSTSGGLDSLLEPTGSIKEAQEMAARTFGAQHTFFVTNGTSTANKIVHQTLLQPGDVVLIDRNCHKSNHYGMMLSGAHPLYLDAYPVREYAIYGGVALSTIKAKLLELKSAGRLDKVKLVVLTNCTFDGLVYHPERVMEELLAIKPDLAFLWDEAWFAFATFMPLARQRTAMSAAKRLAERLRSRAYREQYRAWRAKRGDGDPVVGARALEDRLMADPDKVRLRVYATQSTHKSLSAFRQGSMLHVWDEDFERRAVAPLTEAYFTHITTSPNHQLVASLDLARRQMDLEGFAMVKEAYQLSMRMRERLREDPMLHRYLRLLDAEQMVPKVFRDSGLNRYVGPGSAGVEDLTRAWSQDEFVLDPTRMTLFTALTGRNGFEFRGKVLMERLGIQVNHTSINTVLLNATIGVTWGSLSFLLDGLRQEVERLEVTLSQATGVERRLFEAKVRSITEELPPLPDFSGFHPAFQPSGSVGEGDLRSAFYLAYEEKNCEFVPLTEAAEALESGRPLVSTRFVVPYPPGFPILVPGQEVSPGILEFMTKLDVKEVHGYRPELGLSVFTESALERVAGGEVRRGQEPRETVSRDETGQWPVPAPH; encoded by the coding sequence ATGTCGGAGCCGATGACCTCGTTGGAAGCAGGGGTCCAAGCCCACTTGTTGTCCGCAGTCTTCAACCCCGAGCAGGTCCGGCTGGATGTCTGGAATCGGCTGAGGGAGGAGTTGACGCGGCTGGAAGCCCGCCAGTCCGAGGGACAGGTGTCACCCGCGCATGTGGAGCAGGTGTTGTCGCTCTTCGCGGAGGTCCACCCCATCGAGCGGCTCTTCGTGTTCCCGGGAGAGGTTCGCCTGCAGCGGCTGGCGGACATGGCGCGGCGGCACGATGTCGCGGAGCTGGCGGATGAGGTTCGCCGGCTGGTGGCGCTCCTGAGTCTTCATCATGATCGCGCGGCGCTGCTGGACGATGGCGCGGCCTCGAGGTCGGGAGCGGTGGAGCCGGAGGGGCCGCACTACTTCACCACGCTGGTGGTGGACGACATGGCCTCGGAGGACTTCGCGCGGGTGCGCCGAGGCATCCTGGATGCACAGCGTGGGGAGAAACAGTTCGTCCACGAGATGCTCCAGGTCCGCTCCGTCGAGGACGCGCTGGTGGCGGTGCTGGTGAACAACGACATCCAGGCCTGCGTCGTCCGACAGGACCTGCCGCTGCGCTCCCGTGCCCCGGTGAAGCAACTGCGCGCCGTGTTGGAGCCCATCGTCGCGGAGGCGGAGCGGACGGGCGAGGAGGCGAGCGTGGTGGTGGCCCGCTGGATTCGCCGCCTGCGTCCGCAGCTCAACGTGTATCTCATCACCGATGAGTCGCTGGTGGGGCGGGAGATGCACACCGAGCGGCTCTTCGACCGTGTCTTCTATCGGTACGAGTCTCCGCTCGAGCTGAACGTCACGGTGGTGGATGGCGTGCGCGGGCGGTTCCGGACGCCGTTCTTCGACGCGCTGAAGCAGTATGCGTCCAGGCCCATCGGCAACTTCCATGCGTTGCCCATCGCGCGAGGCCATTCGGTCTTCAACTCGCGGTGGTTGAGGGACATGGGGGAGTTCTACGGGCCCAACCTCTTCATGGCGGAGTCCTCATCCACGTCGGGCGGGTTGGACTCGTTGTTGGAGCCCACGGGGTCCATCAAGGAAGCGCAGGAGATGGCGGCGCGGACGTTCGGCGCGCAGCACACCTTCTTCGTCACCAACGGCACGTCGACGGCGAACAAGATTGTCCATCAGACGTTGTTGCAGCCTGGGGACGTGGTGCTCATCGACCGCAACTGCCACAAGTCCAACCACTACGGGATGATGCTCTCGGGGGCGCATCCGCTGTATCTGGATGCGTATCCGGTGCGGGAGTACGCCATCTACGGCGGGGTGGCGCTGAGCACCATCAAGGCGAAGCTGCTGGAGCTGAAGTCGGCGGGGCGGTTGGACAAGGTGAAGCTGGTGGTGTTGACCAACTGCACCTTTGACGGGCTGGTGTATCACCCGGAGCGGGTGATGGAGGAGTTGCTGGCCATCAAGCCGGACCTGGCGTTCCTCTGGGATGAGGCGTGGTTCGCGTTCGCCACGTTCATGCCGTTGGCGCGGCAGCGCACGGCGATGTCGGCGGCGAAGCGGTTGGCGGAGCGGCTGCGGAGCCGGGCCTACCGTGAGCAGTACCGGGCTTGGCGCGCGAAGCGGGGGGATGGGGACCCGGTGGTGGGGGCTCGGGCGCTGGAGGACCGGTTGATGGCGGACCCGGACAAGGTGCGGCTGCGGGTGTATGCGACGCAGTCCACGCACAAGTCCCTGTCGGCGTTCCGGCAGGGGTCGATGCTGCATGTCTGGGATGAGGACTTCGAGCGGCGTGCGGTGGCGCCGCTGACGGAGGCGTACTTCACGCATATCACCACGTCACCGAACCATCAGTTGGTGGCGTCGTTGGACCTGGCCCGGCGGCAGATGGACCTGGAGGGCTTCGCGATGGTGAAGGAGGCCTACCAGTTGTCGATGCGGATGCGGGAGCGGCTGCGCGAGGACCCGATGCTGCATCGGTACCTGCGGCTGCTGGACGCGGAGCAGATGGTGCCGAAGGTGTTTCGCGACTCGGGGTTGAACCGCTACGTGGGGCCGGGCTCCGCGGGGGTGGAGGACCTGACGCGGGCGTGGAGTCAGGACGAGTTCGTGTTGGACCCCACGCGGATGACGCTCTTCACGGCGCTCACGGGGCGCAATGGCTTCGAGTTCCGGGGCAAGGTGTTGATGGAGCGGCTGGGCATCCAGGTGAATCACACGTCCATCAACACGGTGTTGTTGAACGCCACGATTGGCGTGACGTGGGGTTCGCTGTCGTTCCTGTTGGATGGGTTGCGACAGGAGGTGGAGCGGCTGGAGGTGACGTTGTCCCAGGCGACGGGGGTGGAGCGGAGGTTGTTCGAGGCGAAGGTGCGGTCCATCACGGAAGAGCTGCCGCCGCTGCCGGACTTCAGTGGGTTTCATCCCGCGTTCCAGCCGTCTGGGAGTGTGGGGGAGGGCGATTTGAGGAGCGCGTTCTACCTGGCGTACGAGGAGAAGAATTGCGAGTTCGTGCCACTGACGGAGGCGGCCGAGGCCCTGGAGTCGGGGCGTCCGTTGGTATCGACGCGCTTCGTGGTGCCGTATCCGCCGGGGTTCCCCATCCTGGTGCCGGGGCAGGAGGTGAGTCCGGGCATCTTGGAGTTCATGACGAAGCTCGACGTGAAGGAGGTCCACGGCTACCGGCCGGAGCTGGGGCTGAGTGTCTTCACGGAGTCCGCGCTGGAGCGCGTCGCGGGTGGCGAAGTGCGCAGGGGGCAGGAGCCGCGAGAGACCGTATCGCGTGATGAGACCGGCCAATGGCCGGTGCCCGCGCCTCACTGA
- a CDS encoding sensor histidine kinase → MTAVRRSGSSHPLDRVLDWLVPAVSLFAILVATMTLLGWATASERAVRIVSSPGAGMMMPNTALGLLSTATALWLLSKRPVGRARLLAGWSLASLVLFFGLLVVIEYVGRWDLGIDLLFFPRTVRGMAPNIPGRPSQMTAVNLCLMGVSLLLLHVRTRSGWYPARILALTVALISAQALIGYVYLEELSHDPPPGLVAFGPFTAMAFHTALLFLLLALGVLSVHPELGLMGVLRRKDAGGVMARRLLPAAVIAPLLVWGVKLISERMGLRGAPFSTSIFALITVAVFLGILVRSANALSRMDLRQRQVEQSLRVSEARFSGIVNNAVDAILTIDEAKRITLFNAGAERIFGYSASEALGRPLDVFIQEPRVLLEVSAAGTGRPGEERRRLVGLRKSGEAFPAEATLGDVRVDGMRLQVVILRDISARVRAEEARRNREELFRTAFEHTPIGSSLVALDGHLLMVNSALCAMVGYSREELLARTFQDITHPDDLEMDMGFVRRLLNGEMDTYQLEKRYLHKHGHSVDVLLTASLVRDSRGKPLHFISQIQDISERKRLELDLHMLAEAGPRLASSLDPATTLSTVSRLLVPTLSDFCIIAMIDESGKALRRECLASTAEKTRLLEALFEAYPQAPFRRGHLLAEVFQTGHSLLLNEVPLKLLESSAEDARHLEMMMRLAPMSMIVVPLSARGHTVGVVALGMSESGRRYGPRDLALVEEVGRRAALAIDNSTLHSQSEQATHLRDEVLRIVAHDLRSPLNVIALSTGTMMKRSPEERAADSRPLVSIQKAVARATALIEDLLDVARMQGGKLKVERRPEATEALLQDALELHRALADARSIHLQLEVAPGVPAVFVDKDRVLQLFSNLIGNALKFTPMGGLVTLSAEPWGGMVRCAVSDTGSGIPAKDMPHLFEPFWQAGSRSKEGAGLGLTIVKGITDAHGGHVWVESRPGMGTTFYVALPVAKETASAIDWHV, encoded by the coding sequence ATGACGGCCGTGCGACGCAGTGGCTCCTCGCACCCGCTCGACAGGGTGCTCGATTGGCTGGTCCCCGCCGTGAGCCTGTTCGCCATCCTGGTGGCGACCATGACGCTGCTGGGGTGGGCCACGGCCAGTGAGCGAGCCGTCCGCATCGTCAGCAGTCCCGGCGCCGGCATGATGATGCCCAACACGGCCCTGGGCCTGCTCTCGACCGCGACGGCGCTCTGGCTGCTCAGCAAGAGGCCCGTGGGCCGCGCCCGCCTCCTGGCAGGTTGGAGCCTGGCCTCGCTCGTCCTGTTCTTCGGCCTGCTCGTCGTCATCGAGTACGTGGGGCGATGGGACCTGGGCATCGACCTGCTCTTCTTCCCTCGCACCGTGCGGGGAATGGCGCCGAACATCCCGGGCCGGCCATCGCAGATGACGGCGGTGAACCTCTGCTTGATGGGGGTCTCGCTCCTGTTGCTCCATGTCAGGACACGGTCGGGGTGGTATCCGGCGAGGATTCTCGCTTTGACAGTCGCGCTCATCTCCGCCCAGGCGCTCATCGGCTACGTCTACCTGGAGGAACTCTCGCACGACCCGCCGCCAGGGCTCGTCGCGTTCGGGCCCTTCACCGCGATGGCCTTCCACACCGCGCTCCTGTTCTTGCTGCTGGCGCTGGGGGTGCTCTCGGTCCACCCGGAGCTCGGGCTGATGGGGGTGTTGCGCAGGAAGGACGCGGGCGGCGTCATGGCGCGCAGGCTGCTTCCGGCGGCGGTCATCGCACCACTGCTCGTCTGGGGGGTGAAGCTCATCAGCGAGCGGATGGGCCTGCGGGGAGCGCCGTTCAGCACGTCCATCTTCGCGCTCATCACGGTCGCCGTGTTCCTGGGCATCCTGGTGCGCAGCGCGAATGCGCTGTCCCGGATGGACCTGCGTCAGCGCCAGGTCGAGCAATCGCTGCGTGTCTCGGAAGCGCGCTTCTCCGGCATCGTCAACAACGCGGTCGATGCCATCCTCACCATCGACGAAGCAAAGCGCATCACCCTGTTCAATGCGGGCGCGGAGCGAATCTTCGGGTACTCGGCGAGCGAGGCGCTGGGGCGGCCCCTGGATGTCTTCATCCAGGAGCCTCGCGTGCTCCTGGAGGTGAGCGCGGCGGGCACGGGGCGCCCGGGAGAGGAACGGCGCCGTCTGGTCGGTCTGCGCAAGAGCGGTGAGGCCTTCCCCGCGGAGGCGACACTCGGCGATGTTCGCGTGGACGGGATGCGGTTGCAGGTGGTCATCCTGCGAGACATCAGCGCCAGGGTGCGGGCCGAGGAGGCTCGGCGGAATCGGGAGGAGCTCTTTCGCACGGCGTTCGAGCACACGCCGATCGGCAGCAGCCTCGTCGCCCTGGATGGGCACCTGCTCATGGTCAACAGCGCGCTCTGCGCGATGGTGGGGTACTCGAGAGAGGAGCTGCTCGCGAGGACCTTCCAGGACATCACCCATCCCGATGACCTCGAGATGGACATGGGGTTCGTGAGGCGGCTGCTCAACGGGGAGATGGACACGTATCAGCTCGAGAAGCGCTATCTCCACAAGCACGGCCACTCCGTCGACGTGCTGCTGACGGCGTCACTCGTTCGCGACTCTCGCGGCAAGCCGCTTCACTTCATCTCGCAGATTCAAGACATCTCGGAGCGCAAGCGCCTGGAGTTGGACTTGCACATGCTGGCCGAGGCGGGCCCCAGGCTCGCGAGCTCCCTGGACCCGGCGACGACGTTGTCGACCGTGTCGCGGTTGCTCGTTCCGACGCTCTCGGACTTCTGCATCATCGCGATGATTGATGAGTCGGGAAAGGCGCTGCGGCGAGAGTGCCTGGCCTCCACGGCGGAGAAGACGCGGTTGTTGGAGGCACTGTTCGAGGCGTATCCGCAGGCGCCGTTCCGGAGGGGGCACCTGCTCGCGGAGGTGTTCCAGACAGGGCACTCCCTCTTGTTGAACGAGGTGCCCTTGAAGTTGCTGGAGTCCTCGGCGGAGGACGCGCGGCATCTGGAGATGATGATGCGGCTCGCGCCCATGTCGATGATTGTCGTTCCGCTGAGCGCGCGGGGGCACACGGTGGGGGTGGTGGCGCTGGGGATGTCCGAGTCCGGGCGCCGTTATGGGCCTCGGGACCTGGCCTTGGTCGAGGAGGTGGGCCGGCGCGCGGCGCTGGCCATCGACAACTCGACGCTGCATTCCCAGTCCGAGCAGGCCACACACCTGCGTGACGAGGTGCTGAGAATCGTGGCGCACGACCTGAGGTCGCCGCTCAACGTCATCGCGCTGAGCACGGGGACGATGATGAAGCGCTCTCCCGAGGAGCGGGCCGCGGACTCGAGGCCGCTGGTGTCCATCCAGAAGGCGGTGGCTCGGGCGACGGCGCTCATCGAGGACCTGCTGGACGTGGCGCGGATGCAGGGTGGGAAGCTCAAGGTGGAGCGCAGGCCAGAGGCCACGGAGGCGCTCCTTCAGGATGCGTTGGAGTTGCATCGTGCGCTGGCCGATGCGCGGTCCATTCACCTCCAGTTGGAAGTCGCGCCAGGGGTGCCCGCGGTCTTCGTCGACAAGGACCGGGTGTTGCAGCTCTTCTCGAACCTGATTGGGAATGCGCTCAAGTTCACGCCGATGGGGGGACTGGTGACGCTGAGCGCGGAGCCCTGGGGTGGAATGGTCCGCTGCGCGGTGAGCGACACGGGTTCGGGGATACCGGCGAAGGACATGCCCCACCTCTTCGAGCCCTTCTGGCAGGCCGGGAGCCGGAGCAAGGAAGGCGCGGGGCTGGGGCTCACCATCGTCAAGGGCATCACGGACGCCCACGGCGGCCACGTCTGGGTGGAGAGCCGCCCGGGCATGGGGACGACGTTCTACGTGGCGCTTCCCGTCGCGAAGGAGACGGCAAGCGCCATTGACTGGCATGTGTGA
- the sitA5 gene encoding SitA5 family polymorphic toxin — MTLTRVAVLWLGLVGVGCATSRVVRLDTGADVPIVYTPPKKVAPIEVHSPEFERVLVQLLLEMHFPVRPATETGARFQHASWDSSPKLQGAHDGAWCSRQGDPAVCRSLLDGGFSFLDEGARRKMAMSFAWDGVWDGVQDVVKDVVNPLTLKVMLSSAMAAYMFLVVAPEPVTKFVAIALTTYVIAYIGVDAFMNLVEGWRRLAVDSERAVSLLELQEAGHRFGEVMGANGARVLILALTLALGGGAANVASKGPMLPGFARAVLATEANAGFQMSAALSGGVRSISLANGMLTVGLVPGAVAATAWDGAKDSGAATSTSGSDGQGLKNVYNGVRSAPGYPQEFKALQNGTTRHRVANKDLLEKLRELEPGEWAKVYRDGWVGPDKVSLHYFESASGKVFNFKVKPGWSNP; from the coding sequence ATGACGCTGACGCGGGTAGCCGTCCTATGGCTTGGGCTCGTTGGGGTGGGCTGTGCGACGTCTCGGGTGGTTCGCCTGGATACGGGGGCGGACGTACCCATCGTCTACACTCCTCCCAAGAAGGTTGCCCCCATCGAGGTGCATTCACCCGAGTTCGAGCGGGTCTTGGTCCAACTCCTCCTGGAGATGCATTTTCCCGTGAGGCCGGCTACCGAGACGGGTGCCAGATTCCAGCATGCGTCGTGGGATTCGAGTCCCAAGCTTCAGGGCGCTCATGATGGGGCCTGGTGCTCTCGGCAAGGGGATCCCGCCGTGTGCCGCTCTCTCCTGGATGGGGGCTTCAGCTTCCTGGACGAGGGGGCCCGGCGGAAGATGGCGATGTCCTTTGCTTGGGATGGCGTGTGGGACGGCGTGCAGGATGTGGTGAAGGACGTCGTCAATCCATTGACCCTCAAGGTGATGCTCTCATCGGCAATGGCTGCCTACATGTTCTTGGTCGTCGCGCCCGAGCCCGTGACCAAGTTCGTGGCGATTGCCCTGACGACCTATGTCATCGCGTACATCGGCGTGGATGCCTTCATGAACCTCGTGGAGGGATGGAGACGCCTTGCCGTGGACTCGGAACGGGCGGTGTCCTTGCTGGAACTGCAGGAGGCGGGTCACCGCTTTGGCGAAGTGATGGGCGCCAACGGTGCACGCGTCCTCATCCTGGCGCTGACCTTGGCGTTGGGAGGGGGGGCCGCGAACGTGGCTTCCAAAGGTCCCATGCTCCCGGGATTCGCTCGTGCGGTACTGGCAACGGAGGCAAACGCGGGTTTCCAGATGTCCGCGGCCCTCTCAGGAGGCGTCCGCTCCATCTCCCTGGCGAACGGCATGCTGACCGTGGGGCTCGTGCCAGGTGCAGTGGCCGCAACCGCATGGGATGGCGCGAAAGACTCTGGCGCAGCCACATCGACGAGTGGGAGTGATGGCCAGGGGCTGAAGAACGTCTATAACGGAGTGAGAAGCGCGCCCGGCTACCCCCAGGAGTTCAAGGCGCTCCAGAACGGAACGACTCGGCATCGGGTCGCAAACAAGGATCTGCTGGAGAAATTGCGCGAACTCGAACCGGGTGAATGGGCCAAGGTCTATCGCGACGGCTGGGTGGGGCCTGACAAGGTGTCACTCCACTACTTTGAGAGTGCGTCGGGCAAGGTCTTCAACTTCAAGGTCAAACCAGGGTGGAGCAACCCATGA
- a CDS encoding LysR substrate-binding domain-containing protein, giving the protein MLPIDHAHLSRLDLNLLVAFDALMRERHVTRAARRVGLGQPAMSHHLARLRELLGDELFTRAPTGIVPTPHALALAEPVRTALECLQGILTQRPFDPSTQERHFRVSLSDGMESSLMPPFLALAAREAPGVTLSLSPFQEAMGPAMLDDGSLDLIVGPPQDQAPHHKTRLFCSAGYLVLFDPQAVQVDTPLSLEDFLAIPHVRVSRRADSSDAVDDALAKLRLRRRVAVHTAHSLSVPHLLLGSRLLGLLPRRAALATARAFGLSHSPPPLELPLDAIAMRWHASRDSDPGHRWLLEAMFRAATLSVEPGGFMRMAARTPPPRKRSRQKVAMGFTGEPVPPSTARGATLKRKS; this is encoded by the coding sequence ATGCTCCCCATCGACCACGCCCACCTTTCCCGCCTGGACCTCAACCTGCTCGTGGCCTTCGATGCCCTCATGCGCGAGCGCCACGTCACCCGGGCCGCTCGCCGCGTCGGCCTGGGCCAGCCCGCGATGAGCCACCACCTCGCGCGCTTGCGCGAGCTGCTCGGCGACGAGCTCTTCACCCGGGCCCCCACGGGCATCGTTCCCACGCCCCATGCCCTGGCCCTCGCGGAGCCCGTGCGTACGGCGCTCGAGTGCCTCCAGGGCATCCTCACCCAGCGCCCGTTCGACCCCTCGACGCAGGAGCGGCACTTCCGCGTGAGCCTCTCGGACGGGATGGAGTCCTCCCTGATGCCGCCCTTCCTCGCGCTCGCCGCGCGGGAGGCTCCGGGCGTCACCTTGTCGCTCTCCCCCTTCCAGGAAGCGATGGGCCCCGCGATGCTGGATGACGGCTCGCTGGACCTCATCGTGGGCCCACCCCAGGACCAGGCGCCGCACCACAAGACGCGGCTGTTCTGCAGCGCGGGGTATCTCGTCCTCTTCGACCCGCAGGCCGTCCAGGTGGACACGCCCCTGTCGCTGGAGGACTTCCTCGCCATCCCCCACGTCCGCGTGTCACGGCGCGCGGATTCGAGCGACGCCGTGGATGATGCCCTGGCGAAGCTCCGGCTGCGCCGCCGCGTGGCCGTCCACACGGCCCACTCGCTCAGCGTGCCGCACCTGCTGCTCGGCTCGCGGCTGCTCGGGCTGCTTCCGCGTCGCGCGGCGCTGGCAACGGCGAGGGCCTTTGGCTTGAGCCACAGCCCTCCACCGCTCGAGCTCCCGCTGGACGCCATCGCGATGCGCTGGCATGCCTCGCGAGACTCCGACCCGGGCCACCGCTGGCTGCTCGAGGCCATGTTCCGGGCCGCCACGCTGAGCGTCGAGCCCGGAGGCTTCATGCGCATGGCGGCCAGGACACCTCCCCCTCGAAAGCGCTCCCGTCAGAAGGTCGCGATGGGGTTCACCGGAGAGCCCGTTCCGCCCTCCACGGCCAGGGGCGCCACGCTCAAGAGAAAGTCGTAG
- a CDS encoding DUF3969 family protein, whose amino-acid sequence MNEPTPPRLMSQENLWLRAEGLVDSQRLVAISALGMCHALVQGAVTPAYACHQLFGPALLSRLATLKAHPELRHAIHLASEFEDVADVAPAKLASAISEVQGKLLSVLLALAPLESTEEKWLVPLPDQQA is encoded by the coding sequence ATGAATGAACCCACGCCACCTCGACTGATGTCGCAAGAGAACCTTTGGCTGCGGGCGGAAGGGCTCGTTGACTCACAGCGCCTGGTGGCCATTTCAGCCCTGGGCATGTGCCACGCACTGGTTCAGGGCGCCGTGACACCGGCCTACGCGTGCCACCAACTCTTCGGACCGGCCCTGTTGTCACGTCTGGCCACGTTGAAAGCGCATCCGGAGCTCCGGCACGCCATTCATCTGGCAAGTGAGTTCGAGGACGTGGCGGACGTCGCCCCCGCCAAGCTGGCATCGGCGATTTCAGAGGTGCAGGGCAAGCTTCTGAGTGTCTTGCTGGCGCTTGCTCCACTCGAATCAACCGAGGAGAAGTGGCTGGTGCCACTGCCCGACCAACAGGCTTGA
- the glsA gene encoding glutaminase A encodes MTLALRRRRSWLLSTCLLALAGPSLALGAGPQASAQPARDSSPAARPAPGDEARPSGEEIQQALQKAHQQFKGTKDGKNADYIPYLAKVDSNLFGLAVVTVDGEVYTVGDAASPFPIESLSKPFTLARLMEEVGAKKVEDKIGVDATGQPFNSIIAIEMNKDHRAGNPLVNAGAITSVSMIPAKTPDERWKKLSDNFNAFAGDSLPVNQEVYKSETDTNTRNQSITALLESYDVLGSPADQALDLYTRQCSVNVTAKQLATMGATLANGGINPLTGKRVISADTARRTLALMATNGLYENTGEWLYQAGVPAKSGVGGGIVAVVPGRYAIAAFSPPLDKAGNSVRSQHAISQVVNTLGDNLYAATPTPESQQGVGGSGKAMKKQQKKSPPPPAP; translated from the coding sequence ATGACGCTCGCACTTCGCCGTCGCAGAAGCTGGCTGCTCTCCACGTGCCTGCTGGCGCTCGCCGGCCCCAGCCTCGCGCTCGGCGCGGGCCCCCAGGCCTCCGCGCAACCCGCGCGGGACTCGAGCCCCGCGGCTCGCCCCGCCCCGGGAGACGAGGCGCGTCCCAGCGGCGAGGAGATTCAACAGGCCCTCCAGAAAGCCCACCAGCAGTTCAAGGGCACCAAGGACGGCAAGAACGCCGACTACATCCCCTACCTCGCCAAGGTGGACTCCAACCTGTTCGGCCTCGCGGTCGTCACGGTGGATGGAGAGGTCTACACCGTGGGCGACGCGGCCTCGCCCTTCCCCATCGAATCCCTCTCCAAGCCCTTCACGCTCGCGCGCCTGATGGAAGAGGTGGGCGCCAAGAAGGTCGAGGACAAGATTGGCGTGGACGCCACCGGCCAGCCCTTCAACTCCATCATCGCCATCGAGATGAACAAGGACCACCGCGCGGGCAATCCGCTCGTCAACGCGGGCGCCATCACCTCGGTGAGCATGATTCCGGCCAAGACGCCGGACGAGCGCTGGAAGAAGCTCAGCGACAACTTCAACGCCTTCGCCGGTGACAGCCTCCCGGTGAATCAAGAAGTCTACAAATCGGAGACGGACACCAACACCCGCAACCAGTCCATCACCGCGCTGCTGGAGTCCTACGACGTGCTGGGCTCTCCCGCGGACCAGGCGCTGGACCTCTACACCCGCCAGTGCTCCGTCAACGTCACCGCCAAGCAGCTCGCCACCATGGGCGCCACCCTGGCCAACGGCGGCATCAACCCTCTCACCGGCAAGAGGGTCATCAGCGCCGACACCGCCCGGCGCACGCTGGCGCTGATGGCGACCAACGGCTTGTATGAGAACACCGGCGAGTGGCTCTACCAGGCGGGCGTCCCCGCCAAGAGCGGCGTCGGTGGAGGCATCGTCGCGGTGGTGCCGGGCCGCTACGCCATCGCCGCCTTCTCGCCGCCCCTCGACAAGGCGGGCAACAGCGTGCGTTCGCAGCACGCCATCTCCCAGGTGGTCAACACGCTGGGCGACAACCTGTACGCCGCGACGCCCACCCCCGAGAGTCAGCAAGGCGTGGGCGGCTCCGGCAAGGCCATGAAGAAGCAGCAGAAGAAGTCCCCCCCGCCGCCTGCTCCGTGA